Proteins from one Cryptomeria japonica chromosome 4, Sugi_1.0, whole genome shotgun sequence genomic window:
- the LOC131041652 gene encoding SWI/SNF complex component SNF12 homolog — MAANPSNNNSNPNPSLNPNPPVRIAGVIGAMGSGYPGGVLNPASGVSNPGPNPNSVNPLANSAAVHFQAQAQAHAHAQAQAQLQFQVQAQAQAQAQAQAQAQAQAQVATPPTVASMPGSINPKRGQQKPPARPTVGGTGMGSAGTGSVSASPFKTAEVTPATRRKKRKVPEKQIPDRVAALLPESAIYTQLLEFESRVDAALARKKVDIQEALKNPPSLQRTLRIYVFNTFANQNMQQQQNMGEPPSWTLRILGRILEDGVELDASGMPKQNSSSPKFSSFFRRITVSLDPSLYPENPNIVWENVRSPMPVEGFEIKRKGDKEFTASIRLEMNYVPEKFKLSPPLIELLGIEVDTRPRIIAALWQYVKVKKLQHPSDPSVINCDPPLQKLFGGEKLKFSFISQKLSQHLSPPQPIHLEHRIKLSGTSPAGNACYDVLVDVPIPVQKEMAAFLANTEKHRDIDACDEAICAAIKKIHEHRRRRAFYLGFSQSPVEFINALIASQSRDLKLVAGEASRNAEKEGKSDFYNQPWVEDAVIRYLNRKPASGSEAPGNT; from the exons ATGGCGGCCAACCCCAGCAACAACAACAGTAATCCTAACCCTAGTCTTAACCCTAACCCGCCGGTGCGCATAGCAGGAGTAATAGGAGCAATGGGCTCTGGTTACCCCGGCGGAGTACTTAATCCCGCTTCGGGGGTTTCTAACCCGGGGCCAAACCCTAATTCTGTCAACCCTCTTGCAAACTCTGCGGCTGTGCATTTCCAAGCACAGGCTCAGGCGCACGCGCACGCGCAGGCTCAGGCACAGTTGCAGTTTCAGGTACAAGCGCAAGCACAGGCGCAGGCACAAGCACAAGCACAAGCACAGGCTCAGGCTCAAGTCGCAACTCCACCAACGGTAGCATCGATGCCTGGTTCTATAAACCCTAAGCGAGGGCAGCAGAAGCCCCCCGCCCGCCCGACTGTCGGCGGCACTGGCATGGGCTCCGCCGGCACAGGAAGTGTTTCGGCGTCGCCTTTCAAGACGGCGGAGGTGACGCCAGCCACCAGACGGAAAAAGCGGAAGGTGCCGGAAAAGCAGATCCCCGATCGTGTTGCGGCGCTGCTACCAGAGTCAGCGATTTACACTCAGCTGCTCGAGTTCGAATCCCGGGTCGATGCAGCGCTCGCGAGGAAAAAGGTTGACATCCAG GAAGCACTCAAAAACCCACCCTCTCTCCAGCGGACTCTGAGAATCTATGTTTTCAATACCTTTGCAAATCAGAATATGCAGCAGCAACAAAATATGGGGGAGCCCCCATCTTGGACACTGCGAATTCTTGGAAGAATCCTGGAAGATGGAGTGGAACTGGATGCTTCAG GTATGCCAAAGCAGAACTCATCGTCCCcaaaattttcttcatttttccgGCGAATCACTGTTTCCTTGGACCCAAGTTTGTACCCCGAAAATCCTAACATTGTTTGGGAGAATGTCCGATCCCCTATGCCTGTGGAGGGCTTTGAGATAAAACGGAAGGGTGACAAGGAATTTACGGCTTCTATACGGCTGGAAATGAATTATGTTCCAGAGAAGTTTAAGTTATCTCCTCCTTTAATAGAGCTTTTGGGAATTGAAGTGGACACAAGACCAAGAATTATAGCTGCACTTTGGCAGTATGTAAAGGTTAAGAAGCTTCAACATCCTTCTGATCCATCTGTCATCAATTGTGATCCCCCATTGCAGAAACTTTTTGGTGGCGAGAAGcttaaattttcttttatttcacaGAAACTCTCACAGCATCTGTCTCCTCCACAGCCAATTCATTTGGAACATAGAATTAAACTCTCAGGGACTAGTCCTGCTGGCAATGCTTGCTATGATGTTTTGGTGGATGTTCCTATTCCAGTGCAGAAAGAAATGGCAGCTTTTTTAGCTAATACTGAGAAACATAGGGACATTGATGCCTGTGACGAGGCAATCTGTGCAGCAATTAAAAAAATTCATGAGCATCGCCGCAGGAGAGCATTTTACCTGGGTTTCAGCCAGTCTCCTGTGGAATTCATAAATGCCTTGATAGCATCACAAAGCAGGGATTTGAAGCTAGTTGCAGGTGAAGCAAGCCGGAATGCTGAGAAGGAGGGCAAATCAGACTTCTACAATCAACCATG GGTGGAAGATGCTGTCATTCGTTACCTCAACCGCAAGCCAGCATCGGGGAGTGAAGCTCCTGGAAATACTTGA